The Corallococcus caeni genome includes a region encoding these proteins:
- a CDS encoding metallothionein: MARSATLMTAGLLLGGLWLVPVSAHACEAHAKAAASKGTARQAQTPSPEAKQDEAPRPLEELDQVLTAKCSCGSKADCTCKRGKCECSKCSGRHAPRQVMDALRGRPATQELQEARNDASAGIFI, translated from the coding sequence ATGGCACGCAGCGCGACGTTGATGACCGCGGGATTGCTGCTGGGCGGCCTCTGGCTGGTGCCCGTCAGCGCCCACGCCTGCGAGGCCCACGCGAAGGCGGCCGCGTCCAAGGGCACCGCGCGGCAGGCCCAGACGCCGTCCCCGGAAGCGAAGCAGGACGAGGCGCCGCGCCCGCTGGAGGAGCTGGACCAGGTGCTGACGGCGAAGTGCTCCTGCGGCAGCAAGGCGGACTGCACCTGCAAGCGCGGCAAGTGCGAGTGCTCCAAGTGCTCGGGCCGTCATGCGCCGCGTCAGGTGATGGACGCGCTGCGCGGCCGTCCCGCGACGCAGGAACTCCAGGAGGCGCGCAACGACGCCTCCGCCGGCATCTTCATCTGA
- a CDS encoding deoxynucleoside kinase, with translation MPRSTARARPATSRTEPPSSKAPPTDGAEPKPKARNTLKVKVPRAKRFVALAGNIGAGKTTAAKLISQGFGFELFDEPVIDNRFLRDYYGDMSRWSFTLQLEFLIRRVEHHELIHSVRKSCVQDRTLYEDPEIFAKYLHGLGHMTNAELDLYYEYFQRLSRHIVRPDKVICFDVPSEDVLLQRIRTRGRAEEKGIGRQFLKGLNGYYAGFPQVLQEKYGVDCLVVDVSKQDIRRGQGREEFMDRVSAFLA, from the coding sequence ATGCCCCGCTCCACCGCCCGCGCGCGTCCCGCGACGTCCCGCACCGAGCCGCCCTCGTCCAAGGCGCCGCCCACGGATGGCGCCGAACCCAAGCCCAAGGCCCGCAACACGCTCAAGGTGAAGGTGCCCCGCGCCAAGCGCTTCGTGGCGCTGGCGGGCAACATCGGCGCGGGCAAGACGACGGCCGCGAAGCTCATCAGCCAGGGCTTCGGCTTCGAGCTGTTCGACGAGCCCGTCATCGACAACCGCTTCCTGCGGGACTACTACGGCGACATGTCGCGGTGGTCGTTCACGCTGCAGCTGGAGTTCCTCATCCGGCGCGTGGAGCACCACGAGCTCATCCACTCCGTCAGGAAGAGCTGCGTGCAGGACCGCACGCTGTACGAGGACCCCGAAATCTTCGCCAAGTACCTGCACGGCCTGGGGCACATGACGAACGCGGAGCTGGACCTGTACTACGAGTACTTCCAGCGGCTGTCGCGCCACATCGTGCGGCCGGACAAGGTCATCTGCTTCGACGTGCCGTCGGAGGACGTGCTGCTCCAGCGCATCCGCACGCGCGGCCGCGCGGAGGAGAAGGGCATCGGGCGGCAGTTCTTGAAGGGCCTCAACGGCTACTACGCGGGCTTCCCCCAGGTGCTCCAGGAGAAGTACGGCGTGGACTGCCTGGTGGTGGACGTGTCCAAGCAGGACATCCGCCGGGGCCAGGGCCGCGAGGAGTTCATGGACCGCGTCTCCGCATTCCTGGCCTGA
- the nadA gene encoding quinolinate synthase NadA yields MGETVDYEAGIRELKRSMNAVILAHYYQESEVQDVADFVGDSLALAQAAARTEADVIVFCGVHFMAETAKILNPTRQVLLPDLKAGCSLSDRCPPAAFKAFKDKHPDAFVVSYVNSSAAVKAMSDVICTSSNAVRIVNQIPKDRPILFAPDQHLGRHVMKETGRDMVLWPGSCIVHEIFSEKKLVGLKVEHPDAEVVAHPECEQQVLRHADFIGSTKAILDYVVKSPKQKFIVVTEAGILHQMKKAAPGKTYIPAPPDNGCACNECPYMRLNTMEKLYRCMKDRTPELVLPADLQHAALAPLRRMLEWSA; encoded by the coding sequence ATGGGCGAGACGGTCGATTACGAGGCGGGCATCCGGGAGCTGAAGCGCTCCATGAACGCGGTCATCCTGGCGCACTACTACCAGGAGAGCGAGGTGCAGGACGTGGCCGACTTCGTCGGCGACAGCCTGGCGCTGGCGCAGGCGGCGGCGCGGACGGAGGCCGACGTCATCGTTTTCTGCGGTGTGCACTTCATGGCGGAAACCGCGAAGATTCTGAATCCCACCCGACAGGTGTTGCTCCCGGACCTCAAGGCCGGCTGCTCGCTGTCGGACCGCTGCCCCCCCGCGGCCTTCAAGGCGTTCAAGGACAAGCACCCGGACGCCTTCGTGGTGTCGTACGTGAACAGCTCCGCCGCGGTGAAGGCGATGAGCGACGTCATCTGCACGTCGTCCAACGCCGTGCGCATCGTGAACCAGATTCCGAAGGACCGCCCCATCCTCTTCGCGCCGGATCAACACCTGGGCCGGCACGTGATGAAGGAGACGGGCCGCGACATGGTGCTGTGGCCGGGCAGCTGCATCGTCCACGAAATCTTCAGCGAGAAGAAGCTCGTGGGGCTGAAGGTGGAGCACCCGGACGCGGAGGTGGTGGCCCACCCGGAGTGCGAGCAGCAGGTGCTGCGGCACGCGGACTTCATCGGCTCCACCAAGGCCATCCTGGATTACGTGGTGAAGAGCCCGAAGCAGAAGTTCATCGTGGTGACGGAGGCGGGCATCCTCCACCAGATGAAGAAGGCCGCGCCGGGCAAGACGTACATCCCGGCGCCGCCGGACAACGGGTGCGCGTGCAACGAGTGCCCGTACATGCGCCTCAACACGATGGAGAAGCTCTACCGGTGCATGAAGGACCGGACCCCGGAGCTGGTGCTGCCGGCGGACCTGCAGCACGCGGCGCTGGCGCCCCTGCGGCGGATGCTGGAGTGGTCCGCCTGA
- a CDS encoding glycerophosphodiester phosphodiesterase, which yields MLPRDTFLQGLKPTLHIAHRGGALLAPENTLEAFQRAVHTHRTDMLELDVHLSRDGEVIVAHDDTLERCTDGTGPLAALTLAELRKLDAGYRFTPDEGRTFPFRGQGVRLPTLREVLRAFPALRLNVELKPDVPGAEAVLARLLSEEGALGRVCIGSEQDAIAERLYEELPDACHFYPRDALAAFVLALKAGEVPPEDARYRVLDMPLYFGEVRLVDDALLRAAAERGKWINVWTVDDPAEMDRLLAEGVGGIMTDRPDLLRQRMDASGKPG from the coding sequence ATGCTGCCGCGCGACACGTTTCTGCAGGGTCTGAAGCCCACGCTGCACATCGCGCATCGCGGCGGCGCGCTGCTCGCGCCGGAGAACACGCTGGAGGCCTTCCAGCGCGCGGTCCACACGCACCGCACGGACATGCTGGAACTGGACGTGCACCTGTCGCGCGACGGAGAGGTCATCGTCGCGCACGACGACACGCTGGAGCGCTGCACCGACGGGACAGGCCCGCTCGCGGCGCTCACGCTCGCGGAGCTGCGGAAGCTGGACGCGGGCTACCGCTTCACGCCGGACGAGGGCCGCACCTTCCCCTTCCGCGGCCAGGGCGTGCGCCTGCCCACGCTGCGCGAGGTGCTGCGCGCCTTCCCTGCCCTGCGCCTCAACGTGGAGCTCAAGCCGGACGTGCCGGGCGCGGAGGCCGTGCTCGCCCGGCTGCTGAGCGAGGAAGGCGCCCTGGGCCGCGTGTGCATTGGCAGCGAACAGGACGCCATCGCGGAGCGGCTCTACGAGGAGCTGCCCGACGCGTGCCACTTCTACCCGCGCGACGCGCTGGCCGCGTTCGTCCTGGCGCTCAAGGCGGGCGAGGTCCCACCGGAGGACGCGCGCTACCGCGTGCTCGACATGCCGCTGTACTTCGGCGAGGTGAGGCTGGTGGACGACGCGCTGCTACGGGCCGCGGCCGAGCGCGGCAAGTGGATCAACGTGTGGACGGTGGATGATCCGGCGGAGATGGACCGGCTCCTCGCGGAAGGGGTCGGCGGCATCATGACCGACCGGCCGGATCTGCTCCGCCAGCGAATGGACGCCTCTGGAAAGCCGGGTTAA
- a CDS encoding rhodanese-like domain-containing protein: protein MPIPEITPAELARRLAGPPESRPVLVDVRFPHEHEWVALPGSVLMPLPELEDFHEQLDALRGRPVVVYCHHGVRSLDGAAYLIDRGLEAVSLQGGIDLYSRTVDPSLPRY from the coding sequence ATGCCCATCCCTGAAATCACCCCCGCCGAGCTGGCCCGGCGCCTGGCAGGCCCCCCCGAGTCACGCCCCGTCCTGGTGGACGTGCGCTTCCCACACGAGCACGAGTGGGTGGCCCTGCCCGGCTCGGTGCTGATGCCCCTGCCGGAGCTGGAGGACTTCCACGAGCAGCTGGACGCGCTCCGGGGCCGCCCCGTGGTCGTCTACTGCCACCACGGGGTGCGCAGCCTGGACGGCGCCGCGTACCTCATCGACCGGGGCCTTGAGGCCGTGTCGCTCCAGGGCGGCATCGACCTGTACTCGCGCACCGTGGACCCTTCCCTGCCGCGCTACTAG
- a CDS encoding HesB/IscA family protein, protein MDTSTAVTGSTPASQPATSAPVVLTAAAIAQVKTVIQAQGFQGYFFSIRVVPSGCSGLGYDLNLVKETKAGDQTWEQDGVTIATDALSAQYLSGTHIDYVTSITGAGFKFENPNAKSSCGCGTSFTT, encoded by the coding sequence ATGGACACGTCTACCGCCGTCACCGGCTCCACGCCGGCCTCCCAGCCCGCCACCTCCGCGCCCGTCGTCCTGACGGCCGCCGCCATCGCCCAGGTGAAGACGGTCATCCAGGCCCAGGGCTTCCAGGGCTACTTCTTCTCCATCCGCGTGGTGCCCTCCGGCTGCAGCGGCCTGGGCTACGACCTGAACCTCGTCAAGGAGACGAAGGCCGGCGACCAGACGTGGGAGCAGGATGGCGTGACCATCGCCACCGACGCGCTGAGCGCCCAGTACCTGTCGGGCACGCACATCGACTACGTCACCAGCATCACCGGCGCGGGCTTCAAGTTCGAGAACCCCAACGCCAAGTCTTCCTGCGGCTGCGGCACGTCGTTCACCACCTGA
- a CDS encoding serine/threonine protein kinase: protein MNPQAFGKYQLLKKLATGGMAEVWLARQTGIEGFQKELVVKRILPHLAEDREFVEMFKNEALIAARFNHPNIAQVYEFGEANGTYYIAMEFIHGEDLGRVMRKASGMNQWIARPLAIRIVASACEGLYYAHSRTDDRGQPLNVVHRDISPQNILISFDGSVKLVDFGIAKAADQASMTKSGAIKGKFAYMAPEQAAGKHLDRRADIFAIGLVLYEMLTGHRPLKKDSELATLQAAMECSIPSPSEVADVPRDMDHVVMRALAKSADDRYDNAREFQTALEELLVNERWLVTSGQISELMKTLFADRLDEELKQGQFVPVGEDSNTAPPRPPPDMSWDAPPGESPSQSRERSRGNTRTGAAPRRQTGMAPALVDDPNEYDAPSLTGVEPQPRRRSSVSEPVARRGTGTSNPNATQIARTNSRSDLRSQAVEDVPPPRRTMSRAVPVSEPPARSRSGVHRMDLEDDERTRLPPPEDDPDTVPAPAPPRRRTSSSQSAVEPPRRRTSSRVDAPRPRPVAPPVEDDEDSGERRPSRSSAPALPEPVKPQGGSVRALATVGFVVGLLAVGVLFREPIMLALTSKAADAQGVWLTVNTNQPVKVSVRHTERCNSPEPVTLLGTAPLTRVQGAHLQDTLILENDAQGIYLEDSEELAFGQPGELKTFERSFKEGTLKLKITPKGMTPGLTVYRNNQMMGSAGTTLKLMEGKQRLELRGRQLKEPVAFEATIKPDETTDLPLDLASAL, encoded by the coding sequence TGGAGATGTTCAAGAACGAGGCGCTGATCGCCGCGCGCTTCAACCACCCGAACATCGCGCAGGTCTACGAGTTCGGCGAGGCCAACGGCACCTATTACATCGCCATGGAGTTCATCCACGGCGAGGACCTGGGCCGGGTCATGCGCAAGGCCAGCGGGATGAACCAGTGGATCGCGCGTCCGCTGGCCATCCGCATCGTCGCGTCCGCGTGCGAGGGCCTCTACTACGCGCACAGCCGCACGGATGACCGGGGCCAGCCGCTCAACGTGGTGCACCGGGACATCTCCCCGCAGAACATCCTGATCAGCTTCGATGGTTCGGTGAAGCTGGTGGACTTCGGCATCGCCAAGGCCGCGGATCAGGCGTCCATGACGAAGTCCGGCGCCATCAAGGGCAAGTTCGCGTACATGGCGCCCGAGCAGGCCGCGGGCAAGCACCTGGACCGGCGCGCGGACATCTTCGCCATCGGCCTGGTGCTGTACGAGATGCTCACCGGGCACCGGCCGCTCAAGAAGGACTCGGAGCTGGCCACGCTGCAGGCGGCCATGGAGTGCTCCATCCCGTCCCCGTCCGAGGTGGCCGACGTGCCCCGGGACATGGACCACGTGGTGATGCGCGCCCTGGCCAAGAGCGCGGACGACCGCTACGACAACGCGCGCGAGTTCCAGACGGCGCTGGAGGAGCTGCTCGTCAACGAGCGCTGGCTGGTCACCTCCGGGCAGATCTCGGAGCTGATGAAGACGCTCTTCGCGGACCGCCTGGACGAGGAGCTCAAGCAGGGCCAGTTCGTGCCCGTGGGCGAGGACTCCAACACCGCGCCGCCCCGGCCGCCCCCGGACATGAGCTGGGACGCGCCTCCGGGCGAGTCGCCGTCGCAGTCGCGCGAGCGCTCGCGCGGCAACACCCGCACGGGGGCCGCGCCCCGCCGCCAGACCGGCATGGCGCCCGCGCTGGTGGACGACCCGAACGAATACGACGCGCCGTCGCTCACCGGCGTGGAGCCGCAGCCCCGGCGCCGCTCCAGCGTGTCGGAGCCGGTGGCCCGGCGCGGCACGGGCACCAGCAACCCGAACGCCACGCAGATCGCGCGCACCAACTCGCGCTCGGACCTGCGCAGCCAGGCCGTGGAGGACGTCCCGCCGCCCCGGCGCACCATGTCGCGCGCGGTGCCGGTGTCGGAGCCGCCCGCGCGTTCGCGCTCGGGCGTGCACCGGATGGACCTGGAGGACGACGAGCGCACGCGCCTGCCGCCGCCGGAGGATGATCCGGACACGGTGCCCGCGCCCGCGCCGCCGCGACGGCGCACCAGCAGCAGCCAGTCCGCCGTGGAGCCGCCGCGCCGCCGCACCTCCAGCCGCGTGGACGCCCCGCGCCCGCGCCCGGTGGCCCCGCCGGTGGAGGACGACGAGGACTCCGGCGAGCGCCGCCCGTCGCGCAGCAGCGCCCCCGCGCTGCCGGAGCCGGTGAAGCCGCAGGGTGGCAGCGTGCGCGCGCTGGCCACGGTGGGCTTCGTCGTGGGCCTGCTCGCGGTGGGCGTGCTCTTCCGCGAACCCATCATGCTGGCGCTCACGTCCAAGGCCGCGGACGCGCAGGGCGTGTGGCTCACGGTGAACACCAACCAGCCGGTGAAGGTGTCCGTGCGGCACACGGAGCGCTGCAACAGCCCGGAGCCGGTGACGTTGCTGGGCACCGCGCCGCTCACGCGCGTGCAGGGCGCCCACCTGCAGGACACGCTCATCCTGGAGAACGACGCCCAGGGCATCTACCTGGAGGACTCGGAGGAGCTCGCGTTCGGCCAGCCCGGCGAGCTGAAGACCTTCGAGCGCAGCTTCAAGGAGGGCACCCTCAAGCTGAAGATCACCCCCAAGGGGATGACGCCGGGCCTGACGGTGTACCGGAACAACCAGATGATGGGCAGCGCCGGCACGACGCTGAAGCTGATGGAGGGCAAGCAGCGCCTGGAGCTGCGCGGCAGGCAGCTCAAGGAGCCCGTGGCCTTCGAGGCCACCATCAAGCCCGACGAGACGACGGACCTTCCGCTGGACCTGGCCTCCGCGCTCTAG
- a CDS encoding acyl-CoA thioesterase, producing MHDLSPKSPRDSEVVMTQLILPPDANNLNAAFGGKVMQWIDICGAVAAQRHCRQVVVTASMDDLHFHAPIRVGWIALLHARVLASFRTSLEVGVTVHAENPLTGERHLTTSALLTFVAQGQDGKGVPVPPLLLESDAERQAFQEAEARRALRRGRGKEEQSWMKVMKPVAGA from the coding sequence ATGCACGACCTCAGCCCCAAGAGCCCGCGCGACTCCGAAGTGGTGATGACGCAGCTCATCCTCCCCCCGGACGCCAACAACCTGAACGCCGCGTTCGGCGGGAAGGTGATGCAGTGGATCGACATCTGCGGCGCCGTGGCCGCCCAGCGCCACTGCCGTCAGGTCGTGGTGACGGCGTCCATGGACGACCTGCACTTCCACGCCCCCATCCGCGTGGGCTGGATTGCCCTCCTGCACGCGCGCGTGCTCGCGTCGTTCCGCACGTCGCTGGAGGTGGGCGTCACCGTGCACGCGGAGAACCCGCTCACCGGTGAGCGGCACCTCACCACCAGCGCGCTGCTCACCTTCGTGGCGCAGGGGCAGGACGGCAAGGGCGTGCCGGTGCCGCCGCTGCTCCTGGAGTCGGACGCGGAGCGCCAGGCCTTCCAGGAGGCGGAGGCCCGCCGCGCCCTGCGCCGGGGCCGCGGCAAGGAGGAGCAGTCCTGGATGAAGGTGATGAAGCCCGTGGCCGGCGCCTGA
- a CDS encoding serine/threonine-protein kinase has product MSSPQTATPFGKYLLIKRLALGGMAELFLAHKPPDPTLVVIKRILPYLSEEPEFVQMFLDEARIAAQLHHPNIVQVHELGKEGDNIFICMEYVEGVDLRRVLVEEHKFGASMPYGVAAKICAAIAAGLDHAHFSRGVDGRPLELIHRDVSPQNVMISYDGRVKLVDFGIAKAGAFMERSKPGVIKGKFLYLSPEQIMQERLDHRADIYALGVMLYEITTGKQPFHRATTEGILYAIRHEEATPPHLVRPDYPEALSRIVMRCLVKDRTQRYQRASDVRNDLEAFLASGVLKQSLDVASYIARLLGEKEERTVLHIPPAKRAGRHEATLPLPSLRTPLPPPVPDLPEDTAARTLPLSDAEEDTAARTLPLPEDTAARTLPLTEDEDTGARTLPLGGTASQPRGPSALTPVGLVARPPARRPTAEAAALRAWDAEEGEPETQMARPRDLPTGRDDDDEDDDGESTAVGTMPGAPAPRRHLEPVFEAQAWDEEAQEEDEDADSTVPLRARRPRAVVPTPAPVRRGGPPEPTARSGPSGERGASDRSRRPSSGVAMPRGAGASDDPFAPTPRRTPPHAPDDRATTPPPAPRRSGIASSEDGRSEPLSSGPRRMASSDDGRSEPLSSSPRRMASSEDGRSEPLSSGPRRMGDDGRLSQPPGPRRGASPSSDANRSPPAGNSGARAVRPPPRPSPEDDERFNTDPGPSAVSLTDPTPVSSGDPDDDESTIGFQAPRRPPRRAVRAPVEEDEAYDDEGPDTLDASSAPKRSRLAVLLVLGVALFAVLGLGLAWMMGLFGPEAQAPPAPMKGAPMGGPARPGPQGTAPVKAPAPVPEEAASPKPAAPVLAEPATAPDAGVVVAAAGTEVAAPPVVETAAPVEPPPPATVEVRFEAPVRTVLGRPGGGKLPINQVVALAPGPLRVQYTCPGKRAPRGIETYNVRPVTGELQTLRVPCRRRR; this is encoded by the coding sequence TTGAGCTCGCCCCAGACGGCCACCCCGTTCGGAAAGTACCTGCTCATCAAGCGCCTCGCGCTGGGCGGGATGGCGGAGCTGTTCCTGGCGCACAAGCCGCCGGACCCCACGCTGGTGGTCATCAAGCGGATCCTCCCGTACCTCTCCGAGGAGCCGGAGTTCGTCCAGATGTTCCTGGACGAGGCGCGCATCGCCGCCCAGCTCCACCACCCCAACATCGTGCAGGTGCACGAGCTGGGGAAGGAGGGGGACAACATCTTCATCTGCATGGAGTACGTGGAGGGCGTGGACCTGCGCCGCGTGCTCGTGGAGGAGCACAAGTTCGGCGCCTCCATGCCGTACGGCGTCGCGGCGAAGATCTGCGCGGCCATCGCGGCGGGCCTGGACCATGCGCACTTCAGCCGCGGCGTGGATGGGCGCCCGCTGGAGCTGATCCACCGGGACGTCTCTCCGCAGAACGTGATGATCTCCTACGACGGGCGCGTGAAGCTCGTCGACTTCGGCATCGCCAAGGCCGGCGCGTTCATGGAGCGCAGCAAGCCGGGCGTCATCAAGGGGAAGTTCCTCTACCTGTCGCCCGAGCAGATCATGCAGGAGCGGCTGGACCACCGGGCGGACATCTACGCGCTGGGGGTGATGCTGTATGAAATCACCACCGGCAAGCAGCCCTTCCACCGCGCCACCACGGAAGGCATCCTCTACGCCATCCGCCACGAGGAGGCGACGCCGCCGCACCTGGTGCGCCCGGACTACCCGGAGGCCCTGTCGCGCATCGTGATGCGGTGCCTGGTGAAGGACCGCACCCAGCGCTACCAGCGGGCCTCCGACGTGCGCAACGACCTGGAGGCGTTCCTCGCATCCGGCGTGCTCAAGCAGAGCCTGGACGTGGCGTCGTACATCGCGCGGCTCCTGGGGGAGAAGGAGGAGCGCACCGTGCTCCACATCCCCCCGGCGAAGCGCGCGGGCCGGCACGAGGCCACCCTGCCGCTGCCGTCCCTGCGCACGCCGCTGCCGCCGCCGGTGCCCGACCTGCCGGAGGACACCGCCGCGCGCACGCTGCCCCTGTCGGACGCGGAGGAGGACACCGCCGCGCGCACGCTGCCGCTCCCCGAGGACACCGCGGCGCGCACCCTGCCGCTGACGGAGGACGAGGACACGGGCGCGCGCACGCTGCCGCTGGGCGGCACGGCATCACAGCCTCGGGGGCCCTCGGCGCTGACGCCCGTGGGGCTGGTGGCCCGGCCTCCCGCGCGCCGGCCCACGGCGGAGGCCGCCGCGCTGCGCGCCTGGGACGCGGAGGAGGGCGAGCCCGAGACGCAGATGGCGCGGCCGCGCGACCTGCCTACGGGCCGCGACGACGACGATGAGGACGATGACGGCGAGTCCACCGCCGTCGGGACGATGCCCGGAGCGCCCGCGCCGCGCCGCCACCTGGAGCCCGTGTTCGAGGCGCAGGCCTGGGATGAGGAGGCGCAGGAGGAGGACGAGGACGCCGACTCCACCGTGCCGCTGCGCGCGCGCCGTCCCCGGGCCGTCGTGCCCACGCCCGCGCCGGTGCGCCGGGGCGGCCCTCCGGAGCCCACCGCGCGCTCGGGACCGTCGGGAGAGCGGGGCGCCTCGGACCGTTCGCGGCGCCCGTCGTCCGGCGTGGCCATGCCGCGAGGCGCCGGCGCATCGGACGACCCGTTCGCGCCCACCCCGCGCCGCACGCCGCCCCATGCTCCGGATGACCGCGCCACGACGCCGCCTCCGGCCCCGCGCCGGTCGGGCATTGCGTCCTCCGAGGACGGCCGCTCCGAGCCGCTGTCGTCCGGCCCCCGGCGCATGGCGTCCTCCGACGACGGCCGCTCCGAGCCGCTGTCGTCCAGCCCCCGGCGCATGGCGTCCTCCGAGGACGGCCGCTCCGAGCCGCTGTCGTCCGGCCCCCGGCGCATGGGGGACGACGGGCGCCTGTCGCAGCCTCCGGGCCCGCGCCGTGGGGCCTCGCCGTCCAGCGACGCGAACCGCTCCCCTCCGGCCGGCAACTCCGGGGCTCGCGCCGTGCGCCCGCCGCCGCGGCCGTCGCCCGAGGACGACGAGCGCTTCAACACCGACCCGGGGCCCTCCGCGGTGAGCCTCACGGACCCGACGCCCGTGTCCTCGGGAGACCCGGACGACGACGAGTCCACCATCGGGTTCCAGGCGCCGCGCCGGCCGCCCCGGCGGGCCGTGCGTGCCCCCGTCGAAGAGGACGAGGCCTACGACGACGAGGGGCCCGACACGCTCGACGCCTCGAGCGCGCCGAAGCGCTCGCGCCTGGCCGTGCTGCTGGTGCTGGGCGTGGCGCTCTTCGCCGTGCTGGGCCTGGGGCTCGCGTGGATGATGGGCCTCTTCGGTCCGGAGGCGCAGGCGCCCCCCGCGCCCATGAAGGGGGCCCCCATGGGCGGCCCGGCGCGGCCCGGTCCCCAGGGCACGGCCCCCGTGAAGGCGCCCGCTCCCGTTCCTGAAGAGGCCGCGTCGCCGAAGCCCGCCGCCCCCGTCCTCGCGGAGCCGGCGACGGCGCCGGACGCGGGAGTGGTGGTGGCCGCGGCGGGCACCGAAGTGGCGGCCCCGCCGGTCGTGGAAACGGCGGCCCCCGTCGAGCCGCCTCCCCCCGCCACCGTGGAGGTCCGCTTCGAGGCCCCGGTGCGCACCGTGCTTGGCCGGCCGGGGGGCGGGAAGCTGCCCATCAACCAGGTGGTCGCCCTGGCTCCCGGCCCGCTCCGCGTCCAGTACACCTGCCCGGGAAAGCGTGCACCTCGGGGCATTGAGACCTACAACGTCCGACCTGTAACCGGGGAACTCCAGACGCTCCGGGTCCCATGCCGCAGGCGACGCTAA